One genomic segment of Mesoaciditoga lauensis cd-1655R = DSM 25116 includes these proteins:
- the amrA gene encoding AmmeMemoRadiSam system protein A — MKGEHPFVRWAIKVIESKVRDGIVLEPDPNELPAEMFKRRAGVFVTLHKDNGELRGCIGTFLPTTKDIAHEIAQNALEAALNDPRFEPVRPEELDSIAVSVDVLSTPEPVDDPSKLDPRKYGVIVESGWRRGLLLPDLEGVDTVEEQLRISKLKAGISKDERVKIYRFTVERYH, encoded by the coding sequence ATGAAAGGTGAACATCCATTTGTAAGATGGGCTATAAAAGTGATAGAATCAAAAGTTAGGGACGGTATCGTTTTAGAACCGGATCCTAATGAGTTACCCGCCGAGATGTTCAAAAGAAGGGCGGGGGTGTTTGTTACATTGCATAAAGATAATGGAGAGTTGCGAGGATGTATAGGAACTTTTCTCCCAACTACCAAAGATATAGCACATGAAATAGCGCAAAACGCTCTGGAAGCGGCTTTGAACGATCCAAGATTTGAGCCGGTACGTCCAGAAGAATTGGATTCTATCGCTGTAAGTGTGGACGTTTTATCCACTCCAGAACCCGTTGACGATCCGAGCAAACTCGACCCTCGAAAATATGGCGTCATAGTTGAAAGTGGATGGAGAAGGGGGCTGCTTCTTCCCGATTTAGAAGGAGTGGACACCGTGGAAGAACAACTGAGAATATCGAAATTGAAAGCCGGCATAAGTAAAGATGAGAGGGTGAAAATATACAGATTTACCGTAGAAAGATATCATTAA